The sequence below is a genomic window from Acidilobus saccharovorans 345-15.
GCCAGGGCGCCGTAAAGCAATGGCAGCACGACGAGCTGTGGGTATGTGGCTGACCAACCCATTATCCATGAAAGGAATATGGCACCTGTCACTATGACTATGTATGACTCGAAGACGTCGGCGGCCATGCCAGCCACATCGCCTACGTTATCGCCCACGTTGTCGGCTATAACTCCGGGGTTCCTTGGGTCGTCCTCAGGTATGCCCTTCTCCACCTTGCCTACAAGGTCAGCGCCGAGGTCCGCAGCCTTGGTGTAAATGCCCCCACCTACCCTCATGAAGAGGGTGACGAGGCTGGCGCCGAAGGCCATAGATACTAGGGCCAGAGCCCATGAGCTTGGTATTATTGAAGTGAAGCCCATGTAGAGGGCGCTTATAAGGAACAGCGCAATACCTGCAAGTGAAAGCCCCATTACAGCGCCGGCACGCCAGGCCACCCTGAGCGAGGCGAAGGCGCTGTTCCTGGCGGCCATTGCGGCCCTTGAGGCAGACCTAGTAGTCACGTACATGCCTATGTAGCCTGCGGCCATAGAGCCTAAAGCGCCAACTATGAACGCTGCAGCGGACGACCCTCCTAACGTGTAGCTGTGATTAACTGCCGAGATGCCTATACCTATTATTATTGCCAGCGCCACCAGCACTATGGAGAGAGTCCTATACTGTCGGAACAAGTAGGCCTTGGCGCCGCTCGCAATAGCATCAGATATGAACTTGATGTTCTCAGGCCCTGGGTCTTGGGAGAGCACCCACCTGGCAAGCCAAATAGCTATAACTATGCTTACGAAGCCCACCACTGCGCTAACAGAGGCTATCAATAAGTCTATTTTCATGCATGACGACACCATGCATATTAAGAAAATGAAAGTAGGGGGTTAAAAACTTTCTTAACTCACCATTAATACACACATTCTCTTATACAGTTTCTAGGATTCGCGTCTCCAGTTGCTTGCTCGCCTTTATCTTTTTCTCGGCAAGCTGTAACTACGAGGCGGCATCAGGTAAGGCCTGCAGCCTCAGAGCCACTGTCAGAGGGCAGAATGTAATATTTTCCTGGGGCCTACAGCATAAGGGTGAGAGGGCTGCTCTCCACGGTCAAAAGGTCTTTAATGCTTACGCTATCAGCTCCCATTAAGCCTGGGGCCGTCCACAGGCTTATGCCTGATAGCGACTTTGAGAGGAGGCTATACGAGGTCGTGGAGGTGGTTCCATACATAGATGAGGCCTACAAAAGGTCCCAGCTTGTTGCCGAAGGGAGGCTCTCCTCAAAGGACCTAGGGCTAGGCGCAATAATTGGCAAAGCGCTAAGATCGGCCTTTGACGCAAGCGGCGAGCTTCCCCTTGTGGGCCTTTGGAGCGCCGCCGTGGTAGCTGGGGCCGTGGAAGGCTACTCGGAGTCCGCCAACCTGAAAATGCCTGATAACCTTAAAGTTGTAACCACCAGGCTGCTCTATGGCAGCTCTCTGTATGACGTTGAAGCGTTCATAGAATCTCTGAGCGATGTAGGCGACTCTGACCTGCTTCAGTTCCTTGAGAATAATGGAATATCCCCGAGCAACGTGCAGCTTAGGGCCCCTACCCTTGGCGATCTCTTCGAAATAGCTCAGGGGCTCGACAGGGGATTTATGATAAACGCTAAAGGCGTTGAACAGCTTATAGGACTAGTTAAGCTCTTTGACGAAGTAAAAGGCGTCATAGCCGGTATTGTTAAGGTTTATATGCAGCTCGCCAGTGAAGTCGTCAAAGGCTCGGGCATTGCTTTAACCTCCAGGTCCCTGGACCCTGGCCTCCTTCTTAAACTTGATAAAGCCCTAGTCCAAGACAGGGCTACGCTTAATAGAGTTCTTGGCGGCGTGTTCCTTACTTCATATATCTATGGCACTACCAAAGGGTTAGCAATCTAAGAGCTCACCGTCGCGTAAGTACAAGAAATTAATGCCGCGCCCTGAGACGGCCCTTAATGACGATCCATGAACTATAGGAGGCTCCCGAACGGCCTAGAGGTTTCCGAGCTGGGCGTCGGCGTTTGGTCACTTGTCACTGACGAGTGGGGCGCCGATACCAGCATAGCAGAGGATATCATTAAGGAGGCCCTAAACCTAGGCATAAACTTTTTTGACACGGCGGATGTTTATGGCAGAGGCAGAGGGGAGGAGATCCTTCACAGATCTCTAGGTCCAAAGATAAGTAACGTCGTTATTTTAACAAAGATAGGCCTTGACTTTTACGGATGTGGCGGCGTAAAACCCAACTTCAACGTAGATTACCTTAGAGTGGCGCTATCCAGGTCCCTCGAAAGGCTCGGAGTTGGATACGTTGACATACTTATGCTACATAACCCTGTCATGAATGTAATTAAGAGCCGTGATGTCTTCGAGTTTTTGAGGGAAGTCAAGAGGAGCGGTGAGGCAAAGATGGTAGGTGTCGCGCTGGGGCCCACGCTAGGCTGGGGCGAGGAGGGCAAGGCCGCCGTTTACATGGGTTACGAGGCGCTTGAGCACATATTCAACGCAATTGAGCAGCTTCCAGGGCTTGAGCTGCTCAAATTTGACGGCGTTGCTCAGTTCATCAGGGTGCCACACGCCTCAGACGTGCTCGACGAGGAGAGGTGGCCCCTGAAGCAAAGTCCAAGCCTTCACAGAAGCCTTAAGAGCTACTCATGGATTCAGCGCGCTTTGGCTGAATCGAAGGGTCTAGAAGATATTGCTAACAGAGCGGGGCTTAAGCTTTATGAGCTAGCCCTAAAGTATGTCCTTGCATATGAAAACGTGAGCTCTGTTCTGCCTAACATAACTTCAAGGCATGACCTTCAAAGGTTTGTAAACGCCGTGGAAAAGCCGCCTCTGGATAAGAGCGCAGTTGAGGAGGTGCTCTCCTATTGGAAGTCGCACCTTCTTGACTTAAACTATGAAAGTATTAACGAGACCGACAGGTTTAAACGGCAAGAGTAGGTGGACCGGCCGGGATTTGAACCCGGGACCTCCGCCGTGCGAGGGCGGCGCTCTTCCAGCTGAGCTACCGGCCCACTTGCCGGTCCACCCAGCTACTCTTGATTAGGACATCTTATAAACGTTAGCGCACCAAAATCAAACTATATCGTGATGAAGCCCTGCGCTCTCGAAGGTCTCAACTTACTACGCTCGACCTCGAGCTCTTTCGTCAGTTGTGTCCATTTACCGGCATTGCATTAGGTTGCGTAGGCCTAACTGCTGTGGTAAAGGAAGTATTCCGCAAACGGCAATATTGCAAGGGGAAGCGAAATAGCCAGGAGAAACGCAAGTATCAGGGGGTAAATGCCTATAGATACGTACACCGTTTCATAGGCGGTTAGCTCAAGGGATATCCTTATGTAGCCTCCAGGCATAATGTAGTTAACAAGATACACTATTACTAATACCCCCAAGAGGGAGTCCAAGGACTTTAGGAAGGGACTTATTACTTCATCTTTAAATATTCTGCTGGCCACCGCCAGGGCTTCAAAGATGGCTACGTATGTTATTACTATGCCCTCCGGATACGCACTAGTTAGGTAGCTTAGGTAGCCTTCCACGCCGGCTTGATGAATTATAAAACCCAAGATAAAGGGAACCAAGAACATATAAAGTATCACGTAAAGGAGTCCATCAATGACGCCTTTAAGCGCCTCTATCGTCGCCTCCCTTAAGTTCATTGACGTCACCCTCCGTTGAGCTTTGCCTTGAGGCTTAGAGTGATGGGATATATACCATAAATATTTCCGCTAAGTACAAACGTTACGGAGGAGGCGTTCTCCAGGTAACCCAAAGGTATGCACGCGTAGAAGCTTTCTCCTTGTGATAAAGCGGCCTTGGCCACAGTTATGTTAATCTCGTCGCCGTTGGCCAGGGCAAGAGATAGTCTAAAGTATGCCGGATAAAGAGGCGCGGCTCCATTATATGTAACCGTAAGCTTCTCTGAGCTCTTATTGCAGGGAGGCGCCCCTGTCATAGGCGATGCCGTTATGTTCAACAGGCCTTTTTGTGACGTGGCAGAGTATACGAAATCTACTAAGGGATAGGCCATCACAAAGACTATTACAAGACCTGTTATTATAAACATAGCCCTAAGGCTAACCATTTACTTGCTTCCCCTCAGGAGTTCGACGCCCTTACCAAGTATTATTGAGCCTGCAGCTAATGCTATGCTAAGGAAGACGACCATTATTAGAATGACTATTATCAAGTCTGCATATGCGCCCAGAGCCCCAAGGGTAGAGTTAGCCGAGGCGCTGGTCTGAAGATAGCTCAAAGCGCCACCAAATGTAGACTTGAACTTTTCTACGTTTTGCACAGAAAGGTAGGCCGCCACTGCGAAGTAAAACACTGTGAGCATCAAGGCCAGACCCACGCCTACAAGACCCAGGCCTAGTCCTTTATTTTGACTGCCTTCAGTTGATGATCCCATTTAAATTCCCCGAGTAGCTTTGTTAGCATTATTTAAAAAGGTTTATTTATCTGCAAGGCCGCTGACGTGAAGCTAAAGGACTTCATAACGTTTTAAGAGACATAGCCCTAGGAGGTCACTAAAACTTAAGCTAACGATCCACGTCTTTAGTGTTAACGCACCCCCAGCTCCTACTGCAACTCTTAGGCGCAAATACAGGTATTGACAGACATTATTTAATATGTACCGTAACATCAGTTCTCAAGGGCCAAGCATGAGCATCTTATCAAAAACAAGGTATGTAATTGAGATGATGAAGCCTCCTCAGCTAGGGCTACTGACATTTACAGCCTACAGCGCTTACTTTGCGGCTGGGGGCTCCCTCGATGCCATCAAGCTGCTATTACTTGCCATAACATCACTTGGCTCCATAGGCGGCATAACAGCCCTTAACATGGTCCTGGAAGCTGATATAGACTCTGTAATGGATAGAACCAGAAAGAGGCCCATACCGTCTGGTAAGCTCAGCCACCGCGAAGGTCTTGCGGCGTCACTGGCCATGATAGCGATAGGGGCGGCCGCCGCCCTGGCCCTTAACTTCTACGTGCTACTAGCAGTTCTGCTGGCGTTCCTCTTCGATATACCAGTTTACACTATACTACTGAAGAGAAGGAGCCCCCTGAACATAATCTTTGGTGGCATCGCTGGCGTCATGCAAGTATTAGGGGGGTGGGCCGCCGCCGCCGGCAGCTATAGCTTAGCCGCCCTTTTCCTTGCCCTGGCAGTCTTAGCATGGATACCAATGCACATATGGTTCATAGTGTACTATTATTATGACGACTACAGAAGGGCAAGGATACCCATGTACCCTGTCGTCGCGTCGCCCAGGAAGGTTTCAGCAGTTGTAATAGGGTTCTTAGCCGTGATGTTAGCCAGCATGTGGCTCTACTGGGCTGTAACCTCCAAGGGGCTGCTGGGCGACATTCTGCTCACGCCGTTAACTGGCATGGCCGCCTACAAGATCTACAGGTTTTCCAGCTCGCCTAGTAAAGAGGCCGCTAAATCTATATTCATACTTGCCAATCCAACTCTCATAGTTGCTTTCCTGTTTGCTCCCCTAGCGGTACCTCACGCGGCAGCGCCGTTGGCCCAGCTGGGGTCGTTGCCATTGACATAACCTTCTTAGGCAATGCAAGCCTACCGGCGACATTATAGGAAGTTAGGGTGTGGCCATCGCCGCCAAGAGGCCACATGTAGAAGGGCTTCCTTAACTGATTGACCTTAATTAGGGCCTTTACCACGCCATCTATGGCCTCCTCTTTAGTCCTCGCCTCCCTGAGCACTCTAAGTATGTTGACGCCTGGGCCCATGTAATTTATGCAGGGAGTCAGACGGCCGTCCGAGAGCAGCCTAACTCTCCGGCAACCGGCGCAGAAGAGTGGATTATTGAACGGCTTTACAACCTCCACCGTGACGCCGTTCTTAAGAATATAGATGGGTCTATTATGAAGGGGCCTCAGCACCACCTTGCTGCTGTACTCCTTAAGCTTGGACTCCAGATAGGATAAGTCAACGTGCATATCTTTGAAGACTCTAAGGCCTTCGTTTACAGGCTGAAGCTCTATCAGCTGAACTGCTACTCCCCTGCTAGAGGCGAAATCTATAATGTCCCACACGTCGTTAACGTTAACTTTGGTTACCGTGACGTTCACTTTTACCTTAAGTCCTACATCCAAGGCTCTCTCTATGCCATCAATTACGCGATCAAGGCCGTCAACCCCAGTTATTATCTTATAATGTTCCCTGTCAAGCGAGTGAAGAGATACGTTAACCCTTCTCAGACCTGAATCGTAGAGGGCCTTAGCGTAGGCGGAGAGGAGGTAACCGTTAGTCGTCATCGATATGTCCGCATCAGGACCTGACGCATCCCTTATGTTAGATATTATGGAAGCTATGTCGCTCCTCACCAGCGGTTCCCCGCCAGTTATTTTGAATGCCCTTATACCGAGTCTGCCGGCCGCAGCGGCCACTACATAGTAATCATCTGACTTGAGCTGAGGCGGGCTGGTTCCTATTCTGGCGGGACCACCAGAGGGGTCACCCTCTATGTGGCAGAAGAAGCACCTGTAGTTGCACTCCCTCGTCACGGCTATTCTAAGGTTGTCAAGCGGCCTGCCATAGGCATCGCTGACATGCGCACCCAAGGCTAGTCCCATTAATCTTAAATCATTGGAGGTTAAATTCAGGAACACGAGCGAGCTCCATCAGGGCACCAAAACTGTTACAGTGTATTAAAGTCCCGGCGCTGTGAGCACTCTTAGGGCTAGGGCCTTGTTAACCGGAGTGATAGCCTCCCTTGTGTCAGCTGACATGAACAGGGCGCAAGAGTTAGCCGGTTCCATAGCAAAACTTAATGATAAGGGGCATCTTCTCATGTACTACAAGAGGCTCTCTGAGGAAAAACTCTTATCCATAATAGTGCCCACAGAATACCCAGCCACGATCATCAATGCGGCTATATCCATGTCCCTAGCCGATATAGGCGTTGTGGTTACAGGGTATGAAATGGATTGGAGGGATGGAGAGCTTCTAACGCTTGTTGATGCCTCATCTTCGCAGCTTGGATTGGCGGCGGCTGACTCTAAAGAGAGTATAGAGAAGTTGGTAAATAGCAGCGGCCTGAGGCTTAGCACGCTGAGCACATCAGACTTTGCTGTATCCCTATTAACACATGGAGAGAAACTGTCGTCTCATGATGAAGGCTATGTATTCATAGACCGGGCGTTCCTAGTCAAGGGTGTCGGGCCTGTCATCCTTGGCTACACTAAAATGAACGTCTATGTACATGATAAGCTTTATGCAGTGCCCATAAACAAACAGATTGAAATAAAAAGCATAGAGGTGCTTGATGAGGAAATGGACTCTGTGGGGCCTGGCGTCAGAATAGGTTTTGCCGTCAAAGGAGCCGAAGTTGACGAACTTAAGGAAGTCTATGCTCTGGTGCCCGACCTGTCTAAAACTGTCAATAAACTAACCCTAAGAGTAAAGGCGTATCCTTGGACTGAGGTGCCGAGTTCCGGGACATTACATGTAGTGGGCGGAGGGACGGCCGTGATGGCAAACATAGATAGGTACGATAATGGTTCTATAGAGCTCTCTCTATCCAAACCCCTTCCATTACTTGACAAGTACCTGTTGGTCAACGTGAATGCAAAACAAAAGCGCTCAAGGGTGCTTGGCTATCTATTCCCTGGATGATATACTATGAGGCCTGCGCAGCTCAAGGAGAAAATTATAAACGTTTCATTAAATTCCTCTTCACTTTACAGCAAGGTCAAGTCTAAGGCCCGTGAACTTGCAGAGTTCCTAAAAGAAGGCTACTTAGTCATATCCATGGGCAAAGCGTCCATGACCATGTTCAAGGGCTTCATTGACGGCAGCGGCCTAGAGCCTATTGAAGGCCTTATAGTAAAGCCTAGGGGCCTTGGCTATGACGTCGCCCTCGATAAAATAGATGTCATTGAGGCGGGCCACCCGTTGCCTGATGAGGGTAGCCTGAGGGCCGGGGAGAAGGCCCTAACGATAGCCAGGAGGGCCGGGGAGCTCGGGAGGCCTTTAGTGGTCCTAGTGTCAGGCGGAGGCTCAGCAATGGTCGAAAGCCCCATTGAAGGCGTTAGCCTCGGAGACTTGGTAACTATTAACAGGCTCCTCCTAAACTCTGGGGCCTCTATATCGGAGATAAATGTAGTAAGAAGGCACCTCTCAAGGGTCAAGGGGGGAGGCCTGGTCAAGGCATCTGGCAACGTTGAAGTCTATGGCCTCTACGCCAGCGATGTTCCAGGGGATTTCCTAGAGGACATAGCCTCGGGGCCTACGGCGCCTGACCCTACGACGTTTCACGACGCACTAGAAGTCCTGAAAAGATATGAGCTATTAGATCGGGCCCCAGAGGGCGTTGTCAAAGTTCTTCGAAAAGGCGAGGAGGGAGCCCTTGAGGAGACCTTAAAGCCTGGAGATCCGCGACTTAGAAGGGTAACTAACGTAATAGTTGCCAGCGCCTTTGATGTAGTAAATGGCGTGGCTAAAGCTCTCTCTGAGGAGGGCTACAATACCATTATATTGACGACGACGGCCCAGGGAGAGTCAAGGGAAGTAGGTAAGTTCCTGGCATCAATAACATTTGATATCATTAGGAAAGGTGTGCCGTTGAGGCCGCCGGCAGCCATAGTAGTCGGCGGCGAAACGAGCGTCAGCGTTAAAGGTCACGGCCTTGGAGGAAGGAACCAGGAGCTTGCGCTCTCTTGGGCTCTTGAGCTGAGGAGGCTTGGCATACGCGGGGATGATGCCTTAATGATAGCGCTGGCAACAGACGGAATAGATGGTCCTACGGACGCCGCTGGCGCAGCCATAACTCCTGGCTCTATAGACCTAATGTATAGGTCTGGCGTAAACCCTGTAAAGGCGCTGATTGAGAACGACAGTTACCACGCCCTGGCCAGTGTGGACGCGCTTATAAAGACAGGGCCCACTGGGTCTAACCTTAATAACGTCATCGTGATCCTAGTGAGCGGCCATGAGCATTGAGAGTTTAATCTATGATCAAGGTTTACTTGAATCGTTAGGTGCCATCTCAAGGAGAGGCGTAAGAAGTCTCCTCGAGTCTCTTCTAAGACCTCCCAGGAGGTTTTACCTGAGGGTCAACACGCTCAAAGCTGACACCACGACGATGTTAGATCTGCTTTCCGCCAGCGGCACTAGGTTCTACGTTGATGAGCAGCTCCCTTACGCCATCTGGATAGACGTGAAGGGTCCGTTTAAGGTGGACCTTCACGATAAGGTAGTGGTCGCTGATAAGAAGTCCGCCGAGTCGGTCTACGTAGGCAGCGACCTATATGGACCTGGCGTACTTAGGGCTGAGAGGGTCAAGGCAGGTGATGAGGTCACTATAGTCACTGTCGACGGCAGGCCTGTGGCGGAGGGCGTAGCCATAATGGACGGCAAAGAAATGGCCGAGCACAAGAAAGGCGTCGCAGTTAAAGTTACAAAGTCCGTCTACGCCACCCCTAAGGTCAGGGAGCTCCCGGGCTTCAACGAAGGCCTCATCTACAGCCAGAGCCTGCCAAGCATGTGGGCCGTTGCCATAGCATCGCCATCGCCGGGGGAGACGATTATTGACTTTAACGCCGCTCCTGGGGGCAAAACTAGCCTGGCAGCACAACTTGCCGGCAGAAAGTCAAGAATTATAGCAATAGATCGCGCAAGCAAGGCAGAGAAGCTCAGGGATAACCTCATCAGGCTTGGCGCTGACTGGGTCAATGTAGTAGGTGGTGACTCCAGGAGGGCCTCGTCGCTGCTTAATATTGAAGGCAAGGCCGACTTAGTGCTCATAGACCCTCCATGTACAAACCTGGGCGTAATCCCTAAGCTATATGATACCAAGAGGCTCGCCGATGCGGTAGTCCTTTCGAGGTATCAAAGGCAGTTCATAAGCGAGGCTTGGAAGGCGCTCAAACCTGGGGGGAGGCTTGTATATTCAACTTGCACCCTCACGGACGTTGAAAACGAGGCCAATGTCCTCTTTGCTATGGAGCTGGGCTTTGAGGTAACCAAGCCTTATCCAATGCCGAGAGAAGCTAGCTACAACGGGTTAGGCCTGAGGTTTTCGCCTGAGGACGGCCATCCAGGCTTCTTCATTTCGCTGATGGTGAAACCCTATGCCTGATGAAAACGTCAGGTTTAAAGTCGAGGTGATCGGTGACATAGCTATTATCAAGCCACCTCACGGAGCGAAGCCTGACCTAGAGCTAGCCAGAAGATATGGTGAGGAGCTCTTAAAGAGCCCAAGCATTAAGTCTGCGTGGCTTGCTGAAGGGCCGGTCGAAGGGCCCTACAAGGTGAGGAGCAACCTCGTGTATCTGGCTGGGGAGAGGAGGACGGAGACCATTTACAGAGAGCATGGATGCAGCTTCAAGGTAGACATAGCTAAGGACTTCATAACTCCTAGGCTAAGCTACGAACACCTGAGGGTCGCCAAACTTGTAAGGAGCGGAGAGATCATAGTGAACATGTTCGCTGGCGTCGGGATATTTTCGATAATAATAGCCAGGCACTCTGACGCAAAGCTTGTTCACAGCATAGATATTAATCCAGACGCCTTTGAAAAAATGGTAGAGAACGTCAGGCTCAACAAGGTTGAGGGGAGAGTTTTACCCTACCTTGGGGACGCTGCAAATGTTGTAGAGGAGAGGCTCAGAGGCGTCGCCAACAGAGTTCTTATGCCACTGCCCGATCTGGCCATACCTTACTTCAAGTATGCCGTAGATGCTATAGATCATGAAGGCTACGTCCACGTTTACCTTCATGTGCATGCAAGTAAAGGTGAAGACCCGGAAGAAAACGCAAGGAAGCTCTTTGCTGAGCATATAAGAAACGCCGAAAAAATCAGCTGGAGCTTTGAGGCCTCACGCATAGTAAGGATGGTAGGACCCCGCTTTTATCAGGTGGTGCTGGATGTCTATGTCAAAAAACTATGAGCTTCGTAGGACGCTCCTTGAGGAGAGGCTGATAGGATACCTAGACCCCTGCGCTGAGAGCTATCTGATGAAGTTAAACGGTCCTTTTATCAGGACTACCAGTAGTTGCACAGGCCGGATAACCATTGTTGAGGGCGAGTGGCACTGGCTCAGGGACTCAGCCAGGATCGTGTTTAAGACTCACTCAAAGATAAGCGTGTATCAGTTGGCCTCCGCGCTTGCTAAGCCCTTTGACAACCTTTGGCTTAAGGTAACGGGTCCCATAATACACGCCAGAGTTTATGGCGTTGAGACCGTGAGACAGCTTATGCTGGCGGCCAGAGAGGCCGGCTTCAAGCACAGCGGCATAATGTACATAGATGCTGATGGAAAGGAGTTCGTTGTAGAGATGCTCAGCGCCGTGCAGCTCTCCATGCCGCTTAGGTCTCAGGGCCTCTGGATAGTTAGGCCTGACTCGCTGAGCTCTATAGTTGACATGGCCAACAGCGCGCTGGAGGAGGGCTGGAGGAGGCTTGCCAGGCTATCTGAGCTGGCTATGAAGGTACAGGCTTCTTTAGTTTCGCAAGGTTCCTCCTATATGCAAGGAGAGGATGAGAAGCGCCGCAATCCGTCGGACAAAGGCCCTTGCTCTTCATAAACTTACAGCTGTAGGTCTTGTACGTGGACCCGAGGCCCGCCTCTATTAAGCTCCTGGCCAAAGCTTCTCCAGCTCCAGGGCTCAGCTTAAGTAACCTGGCCAGCTCATCCCCTATCGTCTTATAATCAACCCCAAGGGACGCTAAGAATGAGATATAGGCGTATATTTCCTCGTCAGTCTCTGCTTTCTCCTTAAGCTTTAACATACACGGCGGAAAGGCCTCAACGTTAGGCCCCTCCTGGCTAACAGACACCTTAGAGTCCTTTGCATTTAATGCGATGAGCGCCTCCTGGGTCAGCAGCAGCGGCTTGTAGTCCTCAGAGCGCACGGCATCTATTACTTTATAGATGGCCTTCTCAGATGCAAGCGATAAGAATTCCCTCAGGGTCTCCTCATCTATAAAGACGAGGCCGCCCTTCACCATTGAGTTTACCAGGGACCACCTTTCGTGGGGTACAGGGACTACAATCTTAAGGTAATCTGATATAGGGACTGCGTATCTTAGAAGTTTATAGTTTATCTTGCCATTCCTTAGCTGTGACCACGGTATCTTTACGTGGGCAAGGGTCACGTTGACTCCAAGCCTTTTTGCTAGCATGAGAAGCGTTTCCTCATCCTCCCCTTTGAGGAACTCCATGGCCCTCCTAGCCTCGGACCTTGAGAACATCTCCTCAAGCCTCTTTGAGTTGGCCGCTGCGGCCGCCGCGGCCGCTAGATAAAAGGACGCCACCTCTTCCTCAGTATTGACCCCACGGAAAACCCTTACCTTGCCCTCCCTTACTGCATCAAGGAGCCTTGTCTTGGCTAGCTCAAAGACCTTTTGATCCTCAGCCAGGTCCTTGAGTGAGACCTGGTAGCCGTAGGCCTCTGACAGGTACCTTTTGGCATCCACTATGAAGGGGTACTTTGAGTACGTGAGCAAGGCGGCTCTTCGTAACAGGTGTCTTCGTCAGACATTAATAAGGGTAAAGAGCCCTCACCTGTGGTGGTAACGTGAAGGACTTAGCCTCTCGCATAGCGAAGTGGGCCGTTGACCTTAACTTTAACAGGCTTCCAACTGAGGTTATAGAGGAGGCTAAGAAGAGAATAGCGGATACCTTAGGCGTCGCCCTTGGTGCCTTCAATGAGACCCCGCCCAGCATAGCTAGGTGGATCGCGCAGTCATCAGCTAGCTCTAGGCTGCCTGCCACAATATGGGGAACAAAGTTCATGGGGCCCGCGGACCATGTTACCTTTGCCAACGGCTGCGCTGCCAGATACTTCGATTTCAACGACACCTACCTCTCTCGCGAGGCCCTTCACCCGAGCGACAACATAGCCCCAGTTATGGCAGCCGCCGAAATTGCGGAGGCTGACGGACGTAAGGTTATAGAGGGAATAGTAGCAGCATATGAGGTCACGGCCAGGCTGGCGGATGCATATAGCGTCAGGAACAGGGGCTGGGACCACGTGCTCTACATAGCGATAGCCTCAGCCGTAGGCGCGGGCAAGGTGCTTGACCTTGACGAGGACAAGATGACCCAAGCAATAAACTTGGCCACGGTTAACGCCGCCGCCCTTAGGCAGACGAGGGCTGGGGAGCTGAGCATGTGGAAGGGGTGCGCTGCTGCTAACGCGGCGCGTAACGGCCTCTTTGCGGCTCTCCTGGCCTGGCGCGGCATGACAGGTCCCTCGCCAATATTCAGCGGTGAGTTTGGCCTCTTCAAGGTGGCCCTGGGTGGCGACACCTTCGACATACCAAAGATGGGGGGAGAGGGCAACGAGAGCTACAAGCTCCTTCAAACGAGCATAAAGTACTGGCCTGTAGAGTACCACGCCATGAGCGCTGTTGAAGCTGCTCTTAAGATAAGGCAGGAGGCAGGCTCTATAGGCCCAGACGATGTGGAATCCGTTAACGTTGAAACCTTCACTGTCGGATATAACATAATAGTTAAGGACCCTGAAAAGTGGGACCCAAGGACCAGGGAGACTGCAGATCACAGCATGCCTTATATAATAGCTGCCG
It includes:
- a CDS encoding aldo/keto reductase produces the protein MNYRRLPNGLEVSELGVGVWSLVTDEWGADTSIAEDIIKEALNLGINFFDTADVYGRGRGEEILHRSLGPKISNVVILTKIGLDFYGCGGVKPNFNVDYLRVALSRSLERLGVGYVDILMLHNPVMNVIKSRDVFEFLREVKRSGEAKMVGVALGPTLGWGEEGKAAVYMGYEALEHIFNAIEQLPGLELLKFDGVAQFIRVPHASDVLDEERWPLKQSPSLHRSLKSYSWIQRALAESKGLEDIANRAGLKLYELALKYVLAYENVSSVLPNITSRHDLQRFVNAVEKPPLDKSAVEEVLSYWKSHLLDLNYESINETDRFKRQE
- a CDS encoding protoheme IX farnesyltransferase, translated to MSILSKTRYVIEMMKPPQLGLLTFTAYSAYFAAGGSLDAIKLLLLAITSLGSIGGITALNMVLEADIDSVMDRTRKRPIPSGKLSHREGLAASLAMIAIGAAAALALNFYVLLAVLLAFLFDIPVYTILLKRRSPLNIIFGGIAGVMQVLGGWAAAAGSYSLAALFLALAVLAWIPMHIWFIVYYYYDDYRRARIPMYPVVASPRKVSAVVIGFLAVMLASMWLYWAVTSKGLLGDILLTPLTGMAAYKIYRFSSSPSKEAAKSIFILANPTLIVAFLFAPLAVPHAAAPLAQLGSLPLT
- the moaA gene encoding GTP 3',8-cyclase MoaA, yielding MGAHVSDAYGRPLDNLRIAVTRECNYRCFFCHIEGDPSGGPARIGTSPPQLKSDDYYVVAAAAGRLGIRAFKITGGEPLVRSDIASIISNIRDASGPDADISMTTNGYLLSAYAKALYDSGLRRVNVSLHSLDREHYKIITGVDGLDRVIDGIERALDVGLKVKVNVTVTKVNVNDVWDIIDFASSRGVAVQLIELQPVNEGLRVFKDMHVDLSYLESKLKEYSSKVVLRPLHNRPIYILKNGVTVEVVKPFNNPLFCAGCRRVRLLSDGRLTPCINYMGPGVNILRVLREARTKEEAIDGVVKALIKVNQLRKPFYMWPLGGDGHTLTSYNVAGRLALPKKVMSMATTPAGPTALPREVPLGEQTGKQL
- a CDS encoding glycerate kinase type-2 family protein, giving the protein MRPAQLKEKIINVSLNSSSLYSKVKSKARELAEFLKEGYLVISMGKASMTMFKGFIDGSGLEPIEGLIVKPRGLGYDVALDKIDVIEAGHPLPDEGSLRAGEKALTIARRAGELGRPLVVLVSGGGSAMVESPIEGVSLGDLVTINRLLLNSGASISEINVVRRHLSRVKGGGLVKASGNVEVYGLYASDVPGDFLEDIASGPTAPDPTTFHDALEVLKRYELLDRAPEGVVKVLRKGEEGALEETLKPGDPRLRRVTNVIVASAFDVVNGVAKALSEEGYNTIILTTTAQGESREVGKFLASITFDIIRKGVPLRPPAAIVVGGETSVSVKGHGLGGRNQELALSWALELRRLGIRGDDALMIALATDGIDGPTDAAGAAITPGSIDLMYRSGVNPVKALIENDSYHALASVDALIKTGPTGSNLNNVIVILVSGHEH
- a CDS encoding RsmB/NOP family class I SAM-dependent RNA methyltransferase, coding for MSIESLIYDQGLLESLGAISRRGVRSLLESLLRPPRRFYLRVNTLKADTTTMLDLLSASGTRFYVDEQLPYAIWIDVKGPFKVDLHDKVVVADKKSAESVYVGSDLYGPGVLRAERVKAGDEVTIVTVDGRPVAEGVAIMDGKEMAEHKKGVAVKVTKSVYATPKVRELPGFNEGLIYSQSLPSMWAVAIASPSPGETIIDFNAAPGGKTSLAAQLAGRKSRIIAIDRASKAEKLRDNLIRLGADWVNVVGGDSRRASSLLNIEGKADLVLIDPPCTNLGVIPKLYDTKRLADAVVLSRYQRQFISEAWKALKPGGRLVYSTCTLTDVENEANVLFAMELGFEVTKPYPMPREASYNGLGLRFSPEDGHPGFFISLMVKPYA
- a CDS encoding class I SAM-dependent methyltransferase, with translation MPDENVRFKVEVIGDIAIIKPPHGAKPDLELARRYGEELLKSPSIKSAWLAEGPVEGPYKVRSNLVYLAGERRTETIYREHGCSFKVDIAKDFITPRLSYEHLRVAKLVRSGEIIVNMFAGVGIFSIIIARHSDAKLVHSIDINPDAFEKMVENVRLNKVEGRVLPYLGDAANVVEERLRGVANRVLMPLPDLAIPYFKYAVDAIDHEGYVHVYLHVHASKGEDPEENARKLFAEHIRNAEKISWSFEASRIVRMVGPRFYQVVLDVYVKKL